One segment of Deinococcus multiflagellatus DNA contains the following:
- a CDS encoding Rrf2 family transcriptional regulator, producing the protein MNSQFAVAVHILALVHQFPDASSSAEMAGSVGTNPVVIRTVSGLLRRAGLLRTRRGVAGAELTRPPTQITLLDVYRAVGQGSVFRLHEHPHPSCPVGANIQATLEAHFAQAQAALEAELARTTLADVTADLAQRAS; encoded by the coding sequence GTGAACAGTCAGTTTGCCGTGGCGGTGCATATCCTGGCCCTGGTTCACCAGTTCCCGGACGCCTCCAGTTCAGCCGAGATGGCCGGCAGCGTGGGCACCAACCCGGTGGTGATTCGCACCGTTTCGGGGCTGCTGCGCCGCGCCGGGCTGCTGCGCACCCGCCGGGGCGTGGCCGGCGCCGAACTGACCCGCCCGCCCACGCAGATCACCCTGCTGGACGTGTACCGCGCCGTGGGTCAGGGGTCGGTGTTTCGCCTGCACGAGCACCCGCACCCCAGTTGCCCGGTGGGCGCCAACATCCAGGCCACCCTGGAGGCGCACTTTGCCCAGGCCCAGGCCGCCCTGGAAGCCGAATTGGCCCGGACCACCCTGGCCGACGTGACGGCGGACCTGGCCCAGCGGGCCAGCTAA
- a CDS encoding SDR family oxidoreductase: MIAVTGATGHLGRLTLDTLLRRGAPAQTLVALVRSPEKAADLAAQGVQVRRADYTQQETWPPALDGVSRLLLVSSNDLNDRPGQHRRVIEAAREAGVALLAYTSLLNAGTAQMGLAADHRATEDILRASGVPFTLLRNGWYTENYTGSLAQTLAQGVLLGAAGDGQVTPATRADYAEAAAAVLTGEGHGGATYELGGDEALTLSQIAAEFSRQGGRPVAYQNLPVTEFAQTLNSFGLPAPLAEMLADSDAGLARGELQTDSGDLRRLIGRPTTPLAAAVADALRPA; the protein is encoded by the coding sequence ATGATTGCTGTAACTGGTGCCACTGGCCACCTTGGCCGCCTGACCCTTGACACCCTGCTGCGGCGCGGCGCGCCCGCCCAGACCCTGGTGGCCCTGGTGCGCTCCCCCGAAAAGGCCGCCGACCTGGCCGCCCAGGGTGTGCAGGTGCGCCGCGCCGACTACACCCAGCAGGAAACATGGCCCCCCGCCCTGGACGGGGTGAGCCGCCTGCTGCTGGTCTCCAGCAACGACCTGAACGACCGCCCCGGTCAACACCGCCGGGTGATCGAGGCCGCGCGTGAGGCCGGCGTGGCCCTCCTGGCCTACACCAGCCTGCTGAATGCCGGCACGGCGCAGATGGGGCTGGCCGCCGACCACCGGGCCACTGAAGACATCCTGCGCGCGTCCGGTGTGCCGTTCACCCTGCTGCGCAACGGCTGGTACACCGAGAATTACACCGGCAGCCTGGCACAGACCCTGGCCCAGGGCGTGCTGCTGGGCGCTGCCGGCGACGGTCAGGTGACCCCCGCCACCCGCGCCGACTATGCCGAAGCCGCCGCCGCTGTCCTGACCGGCGAGGGCCACGGGGGCGCCACCTACGAACTGGGCGGCGACGAGGCCCTGACCCTGTCCCAGATTGCCGCCGAATTCAGCCGCCAGGGCGGGCGCCCGGTGGCCTACCAGAACCTGCCCGTGACTGAGTTCGCCCAGACCCTGAACAGCTTTGGCCTGCCCGCCCCCCTGGCCGAGATGCTGGCCGATTCTGACGCCGGCCTGGCGCGCGGTGAACTGCAGACCGACAGTGGCGACCTGCGCCGCCTGATCGGCCGCCCCACCACGCCGCTGGCCGCCGCTGTGGCCGACGCCCTGCGCCCAGCCTGA
- a CDS encoding histidine phosphatase family protein, translated as MHLWLIRHGETHGNQAGILRGAASAGDELSEKGHAQAQALAGRLAAATPRPQAVYASTYRRAQQTAEPLARALGVPVQVRPDLQEVDCGDWAGRPYADLKTAAHDLRLPGGGLGFRGGETFEQIAARFVHALEGLPQDQDAAVVSHGGILRIGLAALLGRDIEEVWMRGELVLGNTDYVFLEKANGEWNLQNNR; from the coding sequence ATGCACCTGTGGCTCATCCGGCACGGCGAAACCCACGGCAACCAGGCCGGCATCCTGCGCGGCGCGGCGAGTGCGGGCGACGAACTCAGCGAAAAGGGCCATGCCCAGGCGCAGGCGCTGGCCGGGCGCCTGGCCGCCGCCACCCCACGCCCCCAGGCCGTGTACGCCAGCACCTACCGCCGCGCCCAGCAAACGGCCGAGCCCCTGGCCCGCGCGCTGGGCGTGCCCGTGCAGGTGCGCCCCGACCTGCAGGAGGTGGACTGCGGCGACTGGGCCGGCCGCCCCTACGCCGACCTGAAAACCGCTGCCCACGACCTGCGCCTGCCCGGCGGCGGGCTGGGCTTTCGCGGCGGCGAGACGTTCGAGCAAATTGCCGCGCGCTTTGTGCACGCCCTGGAGGGGTTGCCCCAGGACCAGGATGCGGCTGTGGTCTCGCACGGCGGCATCCTGCGCATTGGCCTGGCCGCGCTGCTGGGCCGGGATATCGAGGAGGTCTGGATGCGCGGCGAACTGGTGCTGGGCAATACGGACTACGTGTTTCTGGAGAAAGCTAACGGCGAATGGAACCTTCAAAACAACCGATGA